One Triticum dicoccoides isolate Atlit2015 ecotype Zavitan chromosome 5B, WEW_v2.0, whole genome shotgun sequence genomic window carries:
- the LOC119305321 gene encoding uncharacterized protein LOC119305321: protein MPLTVARPILKMWMAGNSNTECSLDRRAASHAPGLVLLNSFRGTETKSCLRMVPKARCLSRVLPKRSSSPQTHIRSLVLFYVREHQQSNLLPSIAAAPKENTQEHLHAPPLYEN, encoded by the exons ATGCCTTTGACTGTTGCTCGCCCCATTCTGAAGATGTGGATGGCTGGCAACAGCAACACGGAGTGCTCGCTCGACAGGCGAGCTGCTTCACATGCTCCCGGCCTTGTGCTCCTCAACAGCTTCCGTGGTACTGAAACCAAATCCTGCTTACGGATGGTACCAAAGGCTCGCTGTTTGTCAAGG GTCCTACCAAAAAGGTCAAGTTCACCACAAACGCACATTCGTTCCCTCGTCCTGTTTTATGTACGTGAGCATCAGCAATCGAATCTGTTGCCAAGTATAGCAGCTGCGCCAAAGGAAAATACACAGGAGCACCTGCATGCTCCACCCCTGTACGAAAATTAA
- the LOC119307961 gene encoding protein TRI1-like, with translation MSATAIRSGELLAFPAALRRGPPVASASVVAFRLRAPVAGRVAVRVVAAAAEGAGAEAEAEGKPKPKKKRAASGIMKPKPISPELREFVGGAAELPRTEALKIIWAHIKGNNLQDPENKKIIVCDEKLKKIFGGRDRVGFLEISGLLNPHFQK, from the exons ATGTCGGCGACGGccatccgctccggcgagctcctcgcGTTTCCTGCCGCGCTGAGGCGTGGCCCTCCCGTGGCTTCTGCCTCGGTGGTCGCGTTCCGGTTGAGGGCGCCAGTGGCCGGGCGCGTGGCGGTCAGGGTTGTCGCGGCAGCGGCAGAGGGggcgggggcggaggcggaggcggaaggGAAGCCGAAGCCGAAGAAGAAGAGGGCAGCGAGCGGGATCATGAAGCCTAAGCCGATTTCTCCGGAGCTAAGGGAGTTTGTCGGAGGCGCGGCGGAGCTGCCCCGGACAGAGGCGCTCAAGATCATCTGGGCGCACATCAAGGGAAACAACCTCCAG GATCCTGAGAACAAGAAGATAATAGTCTGCGACGAGAAACTGAAGAAGATATTTGGAGGGCGTGACCGTGTTGGGTTTCTTGAGATCTCTGGGCTCCTCAATCCCCATTTCCAGAAATGA